From the genome of Alosa sapidissima isolate fAloSap1 chromosome 14, fAloSap1.pri, whole genome shotgun sequence, one region includes:
- the gpib gene encoding glucose-6-phosphate isomerase b: protein MGLSSDASYKKLEQWYKSNAGNLNMRKMFEADKDRFSKHSLTLNTEDGDILLDYSKNLINEEVMAMLLELAKSRGVEAARDKMFAGEKINFTENRAVLHIALRNRSNTPIQVGGSDVMPEVNKVLEKMKGFCHKVRSGEWKGYTGKAITDVVNVGIGGSDLGPLMVTEALKPYSKGGPRVWFVSNIDGTHIAKTLAELNAETTLFIVASKTFTTQETITNAESAKEWFLKSANDPSAVAKHFVALSTNAPKVKDFGIDTNNMFEFWDWVGGRYSLWSAIGLSIALHIGYENFEKLLSGAHWMDNHFRTAPLEKNAPILLALLGVWYINYFQAETHAMLPYDQYMHRFAAYFQQGDMESNGKYITKHGAKVDYHTGPIVWGEPGTNGQHAFYQLIHQGTRMIPCDFLIPAQSQHPIRDSLHHKILMANFLAQTEALMKGKTTDEAKAELEAGGLSGEALDKLLPHKVFQGNKPTNSIIFKKLSPYTLGALIAMYEHKIFVQGVMWEINSFDQWGVELGKQLAKKIEPELTAAGDVSSHDSSTNGLINFFKKNTA, encoded by the exons ATGGGACTCTCTAGTGATGCCAGCTACAAGAAACTCGAGCAATGGTACAAGTCCAATGCTGGGAACCTCAATATGAGGAAAATGTTCGAAGCTGACAAGGACAGGTTCAGCAAGCACAG CCTGACATTAAACACAGAAGATGGAGACATCCTTCTTGATTACTCCAAGAATCTCATCAATGAGGAAGTCATGGCAATGCTGTTGGAACTG GCCAAGTCCAGAGGCGTGGAGGCTGCCAGAGATAAGATGTTCGCTGGAGAGAAGATCAACTTCACTGAG AACCGTGCAGTGCTCCACATTGCCCTGAGGAACCGCTCCAACACCCCCATCCAGGTCGGGGGCAGTGATGTGATGCCTGAGGTGAACAAAGTGCTGGAGAAGATGAAGGGCTTCTGTCAT AAAGTGCGCAGCGGTGAATGGAAGGGCTACACCGGAAAGGCCATCACAGATGTGGTCAATGTAGGCATTGGTGGATCTGATCTG GGCCCATTGATGGTCACTGAGGCTCTGAAGCCCTACTCTAAAGGTGGACCCCGTGTGTGGTTCGTCTCCAACATCGATGGCACCCACATTGCAAAGACCCTGGCTGAGCTCAATGCAGAGACCACCTTGTTCATCGTCGCTTCCAAG ACATTCACCACCCAAGAGACCATCACCAATGCTGAGTCTGCCAAAGAATGGTTCCTTAAATCCGCAAATGAT CCTTCTGCTGTGGCCAAGCACTTTGTCGCTCTCTCTACCAATGCA CCCAAAGTGAAGGACTTCGGCATTGACACCAACAACATGTTCGAGTTCTGGGAT TGGGTCGGTGGACGCTACTCCCTGTGGTCAGCCATCGGACTGTCCATCGCCCTGCACATAG GCTATGAGAACTTTGAGAAGCTTCTCTCTGGAGCTCACTGGATG GATAATCACTTCCGCACCGCCCCACTGGAGAAGAATGCCCCCATCCTTCTGGCTCTCCTGGGTGTCTGGTACATCAACTACTTCCAGGCTGAGACACATGCCATGCTGCCATACGACCAGTATATGCATCGCTTTGCAGCTTACTTCCAGCAG GGTGATATGGAATCCAACGGGAAGTACATCACAAAACATGGTGCCAAGGTGGACTACCACACTGGTCCCATTGTTTGGGGAGAGCCGGGAACCAATGGCCAGCATGCGTTCTACCAGCTTATTCACCAAG GCACACGCATGATTCCCTGTGACTTCCTCATTCCTGCCCAGAGCCAGCACCCTATCAGAGACAGTCTGCACCACAAG atccTGATGGCTAACTTCCTGGCCCAGACTGAGGCCCTGATGAAGGGAAAGACCACAGATGAGGCCAAGGCTGAGCTGGAGGCCGGAGGGCTGAGTGGAGAGGCGCTGGACAAGCTGCTACCACACAAA GTATTCCAAGGCAACAAGCCAACCAACTCTATCATTTTCAAGAAGCTGAGTCCGTACACCTTGGGAGCTCTCATTG cCATGTATGAGCACAAAATCTTTGTTCAGGGAGTCATGTGGGAGATCAACAGTTTTGACCAGTGGGG AGTGGAACTGGGCAAGCAGCTGGCCAAGAAGATCGAGCCTGAGCTGACAGCAGCTGGTGACGTGAGCTCCCATGACTCTTCCACCAACGGTCTCATCAATTTCTTCAAGAAGAACACCGCCTGA